In one Alnus glutinosa chromosome 14, dhAlnGlut1.1, whole genome shotgun sequence genomic region, the following are encoded:
- the LOC133857435 gene encoding protein FAR-RED IMPAIRED RESPONSE 1-like, with product MTFSSDEELSDKEENVVLPVVLKDDEKIEEPKSSMTFSSMEEVCSYYRRYAKQAGFGVAHRTSRKTKGIKSYIMLICTRGGDERATKDVAKPIPTTNRTGCGARICAKLCGDGTWFLSKVELTHNHSLSPGKARFFRSNRKINDAAKRRLELNDRAGIRLSKNFNSLVVESRGLRNVFWADARSRAAYDFFGDVITFDTTYLTNSYDMPFAPFVGVNHHGQSILLGAGLISSEDIDTFVWLFKCWLECMNGQAPKAIITDQDRAMKNAIAIVFPGSRHRYCLWHIMKKFPEKFGSHANFDGIKSAINKCLYDSQTCEEYEENWKDLLEKYNLHDNAWLNELYRDKTFWVPAYMKDTFWAGMNTTQRSESMNAFFDGYVHSRTTLKEFVDEYDNALRRMVESETCADFDSFNRTISCISALQIEKQFQVVYTNAKFKEVHDQFVKMMSCNNSHLKSEGAISTFEVIEYVAVGDHLIEKTFLVYFNEDELEVKCTCALFEVRCILCRHSLSVLRTKKVTTLPQRYVLDRWRKDIKREYSKVKSSYDAIGDNPHAQIYDKVRNNFEELLSLASENTEERCMELMKRIDQMKELWRCENQASGIPATVASSSCQKVLSPHKVTCKGRPRTKRKVSVIETVVKKSNVSSKPPRDNNARTKRRKIQASKSTKNQGNTSQSPLPSVPFATHDHSTQDSVASSSTVAHTFSGHHHSILFQV from the exons ATGACTTTTAGTTCAGATGAAGAGTTGAGTgataaggaagaaaatgtggTCTTACCTGTGGTGttaaaggatgatgagaaaATTGAAGAGCCGAAGTCATCAATGACTTTTAGTTCAATGGAAGAAGTTTGCTCTTATTATAGGAGGTATGCTAAGCAAGCTGGGTTTGGTGTAGCTCATAGAACCTCGAGAAAAACGAAGGGTATAAAAAGTTACATAATGCTTATATGTACTCGTGGAGGTGACGAGCGAGCTACAAAAGATGTTGCGAAGCCAATTCCAACAACTAATAGAACAGGGTGTGGTGCTAGGATTTGTGCGAAATTATGTGgtgatggaacgtggttttTGAGTAAAGTTGAGCTGACGCATAATCATTCGTTAAGCCCGGGTAAAGcgagattttttagaagcaaTAGAAAAATTAATGATGCTGCAAAAAGAAGACTTGAGCTAAATGATAGAGCAGGAATACGTCTGAGTAAGAATTTCAATTCTTTAGTCGTTGAAAGTAGGGG GTTACGAAATGTTTTTTGGGCAGATGCACGGAGTAGGGCAGCATATGATTTCTTTGGAGATGTTATTACGTTTGACACAACGTATTTGACCAATAGCTATGACATGCCCTTTGCTCCTTTTGTaggagtgaatcatcatggtcaatctATACTTTTGGGGGCAGGACTAATTTCAAGTGAGGATATAGACacatttgtgtggttgtttaaATGTTGGTTGGAGTGCATGAATGGCCAAGCCCCTAAAGCAATTATAACAGACCAGGATAgagctatgaaaaatgcaattgcTATTGTTTTCCCTGGAAGTCGACATAGATATTGTCTGTGGCACATTATGAAAAAGTTCCCTGAAAAATTTGGATcacatgctaattttgatgGCATTAAGAGTGCCATAAATAAATGTTTGTATGACTCTCAAACGTGTGAAGAATATGAGGAAAACTGGAAAGATCTACTGGAGAAGTATAACCTTCATGATAATGCATGGTTGAACGAGTTATATAGGGATAAGACATTTTGGGTGCCGGCATACATGAAAGATACGTTTTGGGCGGGAATGAACACTACACAgcgaagtgaaagtatgaacgCATTTTTTGATGGGTACGTGCACTCACGAACcacattgaaagaatttgttgatgaatatgATAATGCTTTAAGGAGAATGGTCGAGAGTGAGACATGTGCtgattttgattctttcaaTCGCACAATCTCATGTATAAGCGCCTTGCAGATAGAGAAACAGTTTCAAGTTGTCTACACAAATgcgaagttcaaagaagtacatgatcagtttgtgaaaatgatgtcCTGTAATAACTCTCATCTCAAAAGTGAAGGTGCAATTTCCACGTTTGAAGTTATTGAATATGTTGCCGTTGGAGACCACTTAATAGAAAAAACATTTCTTGTTTACTTCAATGAAGATGAATTGGAAGTGAAGTGCACATGTGCATTGTTTGAAGTAAGATGCATCTTATGTAGGCATTCACTTTCCGTGTTACGGACAAAGAAAGTGACAACTTTGCCACAAAGATATGTTCTTGATAGATGGAGGAAGGATATTAAGCGAGAGTACTCGAAGGTTAAGAGTAGTTATGATGCCATTGGTGATAATCCACATGCCCAAATATATGACAAGGTGAGAAACAATTTTGAGGAATTACTATCGCTCGCATCAGAAAACACTGAGGAACGTTGCATGGAACTAATGAAAAGAATTGATCAAATGAAGGAGTTGTGGCGTTGCGAAAATCAAGCTTCTGGCATTCCAGCTACTGTTGCATCTTCTAGTTGTCAAAAGGTGCTTAGTCCTCATAAGGTTACTTGTAAAGGGAGGCCaagaacaaagagaaaggtGTCTGTTATAGAAACAGTGGTAAAGAAATCTAATGTATCAAGCAAGCCACCAAGAGACAACAATGCTAGAACGAAGAGACGGAAAATTCAA GCCTCGAAATCAACGAAAAATCAAGGCAACACTAGTCAATCTCCGTTGCCTTCTGTACCTTTTGCAACTCACGATCATAGTACTCAG GATTCCGTCGCTTCGTCATCAACAGTTGCTCACACCTTCAGTGGTCACCATCATTCTATTCTTTTTCAggtataa